In Treponema denticola, one genomic interval encodes:
- a CDS encoding MptD family putative ECF transporter S component has product MNNGKLKVKDVITVTLLSLCNILIFSLGTFMYATPITILLTPVLYSLLQGVVFYVIGVKVKKRGAFIIYSFIQGIISFYPPYILMFILSGLIAELLLYKKGYGNLKYIGISYVIQQALASIGSVIYPYTIALNKTLDKMSEQELIGNITKAGKLISSWGALILLILVIFSAIIGAYIGQKIVKKHILEKSID; this is encoded by the coding sequence ATGAACAACGGCAAATTAAAAGTAAAGGACGTTATCACAGTTACATTATTATCATTATGCAATATTTTGATATTTTCATTGGGTACATTTATGTATGCGACACCAATCACCATTCTTTTAACGCCCGTACTATACTCCCTATTACAAGGAGTAGTTTTTTATGTTATTGGAGTAAAGGTAAAAAAAAGAGGAGCATTTATAATCTATTCTTTTATTCAAGGCATTATTTCATTTTATCCGCCTTATATTTTAATGTTTATCCTCTCCGGTTTAATAGCCGAATTATTACTCTATAAAAAAGGATATGGAAATTTAAAGTATATCGGAATAAGCTATGTAATTCAACAAGCACTTGCATCTATAGGGAGTGTAATTTATCCTTATACAATTGCATTAAATAAAACTCTGGATAAGATGAGCGAACAAGAACTGATAGGAAATATTACAAAAGCAGGAAAATTAATTTCTTCATGGGGAGCACTGATTTTATTAATTTTAGTAATTTTTTCTGCAATAATCGGAGCTTATATAGGACAAAAAATAGTAAAAAAACATATTTTAGAAAAATCCATTGATTAG
- a CDS encoding ORF6N domain-containing protein, translated as MAKLQKEPIVVNQKIIKEKIYTIRGQKVMLDFHLAEIYGYETKRFNEQVKRNIEKFEDDFMFQLTNEEVQILSRSHFATLNKITGRGSNIKYNPYAFTEQGIYMLMTVLKGDLAIKQSKALIRMFKQMKDYLIENQDFISSKELAQIAIQTNQNTKNISEIKSQMATKEELKKVMDNFIDPDTYKHFLIMDGKKIEADIAYQKIYKSAKHTVYVVDNYIGLKTLELLREAKESITIKIFTDNIKHRTMLTTSILKDFKIEYPNISLSFQKTKGKYHDRYIAIDYNTKNEAIYHCGGSSKDAGNKITSILKIDDTVLYHPMFDELLLNPILKI; from the coding sequence ATGGCAAAATTACAAAAAGAACCGATTGTAGTAAATCAAAAAATAATTAAAGAAAAAATTTACACTATACGAGGACAAAAGGTGATGCTTGACTTCCACCTTGCTGAAATATATGGATATGAAACAAAAAGGTTTAATGAGCAAGTCAAAAGAAATATCGAGAAATTCGAAGATGATTTTATGTTTCAATTAACCAATGAAGAAGTACAGATACTTTCAAGGTCGCATTTTGCGACCTTGAACAAAATAACGGGAAGAGGAAGCAATATCAAATATAATCCTTATGCCTTTACGGAACAAGGTATTTATATGCTTATGACAGTATTAAAAGGAGACCTTGCAATAAAACAAAGCAAGGCTTTAATAAGAATGTTTAAGCAAATGAAAGACTATCTAATTGAAAACCAAGATTTTATAAGCTCTAAGGAACTGGCACAAATAGCAATACAAACAAATCAAAACACTAAAAATATATCTGAAATAAAATCACAAATGGCTACGAAAGAAGAGCTAAAAAAGGTCATGGATAATTTTATCGATCCCGATACCTATAAACACTTTTTGATTATGGACGGAAAGAAAATAGAAGCTGATATAGCCTATCAAAAAATATATAAATCGGCTAAGCATACTGTTTACGTAGTGGATAACTACATAGGATTAAAAACTTTAGAATTATTAAGAGAAGCAAAGGAAAGTATCACTATAAAAATTTTTACTGATAATATTAAACATCGTACTATGTTGACTACTTCAATTTTAAAGGATTTTAAAATTGAGTATCCTAATATTTCTCTTTCCTTTCAAAAGACAAAGGGTAAATATCATGATAGATATATTGCAATAGATTATAACACAAAAAATGAAGCAATATATCATTGCGGAGGTTCTTCAAAAGATGCAGGTAATAAAATTACAAGTATTTTGAAGATTGATGATACAGTACTTTATCATCCGATGTTTGATGAATTATTATTAAATCCGATATTAAAGATATAG
- a CDS encoding thioesterase, FlK family, with product MFSVKVYDKIGLIVEGTHERFIVNNEKFQKSK from the coding sequence ATCTTTTCGGTAAAGGTTTATGACAAAATAGGCTTAATCGTAGAAGGAACTCATGAACGCTTTATTGTCAACAATGAAAAATTTCAAAAAAGCAAATGA
- a CDS encoding nuclear transport factor 2 family protein, with protein sequence MDIKKFWKAIAEQDAEKIRSYFNKTATIRWHNTNEQFTLEEFIKANCEYPGKWEAEVERIEKIDNLIITAVKVFNNDTSVHATSFIKIEDDKIVSMDEYWGDDGKPPQWRLEMKIGTAIKLL encoded by the coding sequence TTGGATATAAAAAAATTTTGGAAAGCAATTGCGGAACAAGATGCTGAAAAAATACGTTCTTATTTTAATAAAACTGCAACTATCAGATGGCATAATACAAATGAACAATTTACTTTAGAAGAATTTATCAAAGCTAATTGTGAATATCCCGGCAAATGGGAGGCAGAAGTTGAGAGGATCGAAAAAATAGATAATCTAATCATTACTGCCGTAAAAGTATTCAACAACGATACATCGGTTCACGCAACATCCTTTATAAAAATTGAAGATGATAAGATTGTTTCAATGGATGAATATTGGGGAGATGACGGCAAGCCTCCGCAATGGAGACTTGAAATGAAAATAGGAACTGCGATAAAACTATTATAA
- a CDS encoding ABC transporter ATP-binding protein translates to MAVELQNYSFSYDGRTQILNNINIKVNQGEFVVITGLSGCGKTTLIRVLNGLCPHFYSGTVQGRYELYGKDAKNMSIGELSKYWGSVFQDPRSQFLARKVKDELVIAMENACEDRVLMKNKLEEAARELEIEKILDTDMMYLSSGEKQKVAIGSVFCTQPKGFVLDEPSANLDSAATSGLAEFLKRVKEKGCTVVISEHRLHYLKKLIDRLIIMKDGQIIKDMSKHEIHSLNNFDLRNLGLRQFNLPKINVDKKVNGDNSFAACKGIVYIKNCYRILETVDLNLESGKVHVIVGENGAGKSSLCKIITGLYKQTEGGMYIDTAPVKKKERLQRTFFVGQDIDYQLYGYSIRNEFQIGNKRLTDEKIKACLDELHLKISLDTNPQVLSGGQKQRLLIGIAYLSGRDIIVFDEPTSGLDGFHMKIIADLFRYLAEKGKTIIVITHDIEFTAEVADTIIYMSKGKIQYHKYITNENR, encoded by the coding sequence ATGGCGGTAGAACTGCAAAATTATTCTTTTTCCTATGACGGTAGAACACAGATTTTGAATAATATAAATATAAAAGTCAATCAAGGTGAGTTTGTTGTCATTACCGGTCTTTCAGGCTGCGGAAAAACGACCCTTATACGTGTATTAAACGGACTGTGCCCGCATTTTTATTCCGGTACGGTACAGGGAAGATATGAGTTATATGGTAAAGATGCCAAGAATATGAGCATTGGTGAGCTTTCAAAATATTGGGGCTCTGTGTTTCAAGATCCGCGAAGTCAATTTTTAGCAAGAAAAGTGAAAGATGAATTAGTCATTGCTATGGAAAATGCTTGTGAAGATAGGGTTTTGATGAAGAATAAGCTTGAAGAAGCCGCAAGGGAGCTCGAAATAGAAAAGATTTTAGATACTGATATGATGTATCTTTCAAGCGGAGAAAAGCAAAAAGTTGCAATAGGCTCCGTATTTTGTACACAACCTAAAGGCTTCGTGTTAGATGAACCCTCTGCGAATTTAGATAGTGCGGCGACAAGTGGATTAGCCGAATTTTTAAAAAGAGTCAAAGAAAAAGGCTGTACGGTTGTTATTTCCGAACACCGTTTACATTATTTAAAAAAATTAATAGATCGCTTAATTATAATGAAAGACGGACAAATTATAAAAGACATGTCAAAGCATGAAATACATTCTTTAAATAATTTTGATTTGAGAAACCTTGGACTGAGGCAATTTAATTTACCTAAAATAAATGTAGATAAAAAGGTTAATGGGGATAATTCTTTCGCTGCTTGCAAAGGGATTGTTTATATAAAAAATTGTTATCGCATATTAGAAACTGTTGACCTCAATTTAGAAAGCGGAAAGGTTCATGTTATTGTAGGAGAAAACGGGGCGGGGAAAAGCAGTCTTTGCAAAATCATTACCGGTTTATACAAGCAAACGGAAGGTGGTATGTATATCGATACGGCACCGGTAAAGAAAAAAGAGCGATTACAAAGAACCTTTTTTGTAGGACAGGACATAGATTATCAGCTATACGGTTACTCCATAAGAAACGAATTTCAAATCGGAAATAAAAGGCTTACCGATGAAAAAATAAAAGCCTGCCTTGATGAACTACATTTAAAAATTTCCCTTGATACAAATCCTCAGGTTCTTTCAGGAGGGCAAAAACAAAGATTGCTTATTGGAATAGCTTATCTGAGCGGACGGGATATTATTGTCTTTGATGAGCCTACCAGCGGGCTTGATGGGTTCCACATGAAAATCATTGCTGATTTGTTCCGGTATCTTGCAGAAAAAGGAAAAACTATTATTGTCATCACACATGACATCGAGTTTACCGCAGAAGTCGCTGATACCATTATATACATGAGTAAGGGGAAAATACAGTATCATAAATATATTACGAATGAAAATCGATGA
- a CDS encoding energy-coupling factor transporter transmembrane component T family protein — translation MPAENKKYIPDIRVNLFLAVAGSIAFLTYKNEITFIAAFAVSIVFILVQREYKKAFTFVLIFLLLFLFSHLTVGITKLQTLWLFAAVTRHLLIPLSLVSGISDRPPGMLLEVFHRLHLPKGFGISVIVLLRFLPTIKYELKAIRGALKFRGIGISLLNTVFHLPKNFYLTLIPLLIRTVRISDEITAAALTRGIEVNNAIVSFSEVRWTKKDSVALVMLLAGFICLKIIEIKWGWKWR, via the coding sequence ATGCCGGCAGAAAACAAAAAATATATTCCCGATATAAGAGTAAACCTCTTTCTTGCCGTTGCCGGCAGTATAGCCTTTTTGACCTATAAAAATGAAATTACTTTTATAGCAGCGTTTGCTGTTTCCATAGTTTTTATTTTAGTTCAAAGAGAATACAAAAAGGCATTCACCTTTGTTTTAATTTTTTTGCTGCTCTTTTTGTTTTCTCACCTTACGGTCGGAATAACAAAACTTCAAACCTTATGGCTATTCGCAGCCGTTACAAGGCATCTTTTAATCCCGCTTTCTCTTGTGTCGGGAATTTCGGATAGACCTCCGGGAATGCTTCTCGAAGTTTTTCATCGGCTGCATTTACCGAAAGGGTTCGGTATTTCAGTTATTGTGTTATTACGATTTTTACCCACGATTAAGTATGAATTAAAAGCGATACGAGGTGCCTTAAAGTTTAGGGGAATAGGAATATCGCTATTAAACACGGTTTTTCACTTACCAAAAAATTTTTATTTAACATTGATACCGCTGCTTATCAGAACCGTGCGTATTTCGGATGAAATAACAGCGGCAGCACTTACTCGCGGAATTGAGGTGAACAATGCTATTGTCAGTTTTTCGGAAGTTCGGTGGACAAAAAAGGATAGCGTTGCATTGGTAATGTTATTAGCCGGTTTTATCTGCCTAAAAATTATAGAAATAAAATGGGGTTGGAAATGGCGGTAG
- a CDS encoding MptD family putative ECF transporter S component yields the protein MNKKIGLKDIVLITLLTAIMIGIQTVVLMPFITNLKFVIWFVGGIDGVLCGIIYCLMIAKAPKLGTAFIFSFIFAVYYFFVNSMIIISAMIAGAGLVMELILWNNGYKNKIKATIAYTLFGLIIMLAPNVLIFLQKDAMIAGLQANGLTQEYIDSIFAVYSAENIGIGMLLTAIGSIAGTQIGYRVLNRYFISGGMVEK from the coding sequence ATGAATAAGAAAATCGGATTAAAGGATATTGTCCTTATTACATTGCTTACCGCCATTATGATCGGCATACAAACGGTAGTATTAATGCCGTTTATAACAAATCTAAAATTTGTTATTTGGTTTGTAGGCGGAATCGATGGGGTATTATGCGGCATCATTTATTGTTTGATGATAGCAAAGGCTCCTAAATTGGGAACGGCTTTTATATTCTCGTTTATTTTTGCCGTGTACTATTTTTTTGTAAACAGTATGATTATCATCAGTGCAATGATAGCCGGTGCAGGCTTGGTTATGGAACTTATCCTGTGGAACAACGGCTATAAGAATAAAATAAAAGCAACTATTGCGTATACACTGTTCGGTTTGATAATAATGCTGGCTCCCAATGTGCTTATTTTTTTGCAAAAAGATGCGATGATTGCAGGATTACAGGCAAATGGATTGACACAAGAATATATTGATTCGATATTCGCAGTTTATAGTGCTGAAAATATAGGCATCGGTATGCTTCTTACTGCTATCGGCTCCATTGCGGGTACGCAAATCGGGTATCGAGTATTGAATAGATATTTTATTTCCGGCGGAATGGTAGAAAAATAA
- a CDS encoding ABC transporter ATP-binding protein, whose product MKELIRKFTMGHPKQMTEPVIWYFLEGFTVGFPAVAVYFAINLFITYFNNPAIIFDKGYWNIALWLAGFFLLQLTVSTVTFLKTFLPGARNSAQNKKDFIQKLKRLPLGFFSKTRSGELINTFTGDFLAIEQGMVGTFTGLFGVVFSCILTSVFMFWFNWKMALVFYIALPISAIIILISFKVLGNLIVSSRTAKDNTAEALNEYLSGMKILRSYNQIGKGFSKLEDAYKNLKDISIRGETLGGSFLGFALTFARAGLPLMCFAGTYLIVGGEIGLTEFLSIIIIGTKIISPLLTWIRYTAVLRMQYVSATRIDNVMKKKELGGEKSIQVKDLGDIEFAHTGFSYLPEKNVIDDISCTFKKNSLTAIVGPSGGGKSTILKLIARFWDVKSGSIKIGGVSLNEISPDQWLKHISMVLQEVYLFHDTIRENIMFGNKNATEEDMIRASKLAGCHEFIEKLPEGYNTIVGEGGSTLSGGEKQRISIARAILKNAPILLLDEPTSSLDSKNEVLVQKAISNLVKDKTVIMIAHRLKTIKNADKIIVLDKGCIVEEGRHSELLEKQGLYARLWYLQNKSKEWKISL is encoded by the coding sequence ATGAAAGAACTTATAAGAAAATTTACAATGGGGCATCCCAAACAAATGACGGAACCGGTGATATGGTATTTTTTGGAAGGCTTTACCGTCGGTTTTCCGGCAGTAGCGGTTTATTTTGCAATTAATCTTTTTATTACATATTTTAACAATCCTGCAATCATCTTTGATAAGGGATATTGGAATATAGCCCTCTGGCTTGCAGGTTTTTTCCTTTTGCAGTTGACGGTCAGTACGGTTACCTTTTTAAAAACCTTTCTTCCCGGTGCCCGCAACTCTGCACAGAACAAAAAAGACTTTATTCAAAAATTAAAAAGATTACCGCTCGGTTTTTTTTCTAAAACCCGTTCCGGAGAACTTATCAATACATTTACCGGAGATTTTTTAGCTATTGAGCAGGGTATGGTCGGCACTTTTACGGGATTGTTCGGTGTTGTTTTTTCCTGCATCTTAACATCGGTTTTTATGTTTTGGTTTAATTGGAAAATGGCGCTTGTCTTTTATATTGCACTCCCGATTTCCGCAATTATTATTTTAATTTCTTTTAAGGTATTGGGAAACTTAATTGTAAGCTCAAGAACGGCAAAAGATAATACTGCAGAAGCGCTCAATGAATATCTTTCCGGTATGAAAATTCTTAGGAGCTACAATCAAATAGGAAAGGGTTTTTCCAAGCTTGAAGATGCCTACAAAAACCTAAAAGATATCAGCATAAGGGGAGAAACATTGGGCGGCTCCTTTTTAGGTTTTGCCTTAACATTTGCACGGGCAGGTCTTCCGCTTATGTGTTTTGCCGGAACCTATCTTATTGTCGGCGGCGAAATAGGCTTAACCGAATTTTTAAGTATCATTATTATCGGCACCAAAATTATAAGTCCGCTTCTTACATGGATTCGATATACCGCCGTTCTTAGAATGCAGTATGTCAGTGCAACAAGAATCGACAATGTTATGAAGAAAAAAGAATTAGGCGGCGAAAAGTCAATACAAGTAAAAGATTTGGGCGATATTGAGTTTGCGCATACGGGTTTTTCATATTTACCAGAAAAAAATGTTATTGATGATATATCCTGCACTTTTAAGAAAAACTCGCTTACCGCCATTGTGGGACCGAGCGGCGGAGGAAAATCCACCATATTAAAACTTATCGCACGGTTTTGGGATGTAAAGTCGGGAAGTATAAAAATCGGCGGTGTTTCACTCAACGAAATAAGTCCCGATCAGTGGCTTAAACATATTTCAATGGTACTGCAAGAGGTCTATCTTTTCCATGACACCATAAGAGAAAACATTATGTTCGGAAACAAAAACGCAACGGAAGAAGATATGATTCGCGCTTCCAAACTAGCAGGCTGTCATGAGTTTATAGAAAAACTGCCTGAAGGATATAACACCATTGTAGGTGAAGGCGGTTCTACCTTATCGGGCGGTGAAAAGCAAAGGATTTCAATTGCCAGAGCAATTCTTAAAAACGCACCGATTTTATTACTTGATGAGCCTACTTCGAGCTTAGACTCAAAAAATGAAGTACTGGTTCAAAAAGCTATATCAAACCTGGTTAAAGATAAAACCGTCATCATGATTGCCCATCGCTTAAAAACCATAAAGAACGCTGACAAGATTATCGTCTTGGATAAGGGCTGCATTGTGGAAGAAGGCAGGCACTCCGAACTGTTGGAAAAGCAAGGCCTGTACGCACGGCTGTGGTATCTACAAAATAAATCAAAAGAATGGAAAATTTCATTATAG
- a CDS encoding ABC transporter ATP-binding protein, protein MNKKSKGIFDSVFYYSNKGKPFLIASIFLSTVGMLCNAVPYISVYFIGKIFLTGGERDGVFFWIMVAGAAVLCNLIFSFLGSLGCHRVAFKILYRYRIKLMEHLGKLPLGFFSKNTSGSIQKIMDENIEKLEGVIAHMLPDLTGSFVVLALLLLGIAYLNWLMAITVLISVVLAFFFQALIFGGEKAKERYANYMKLSADITGHFSEYVKGMAEVKLFGRAGGISKNLEHSLDGCLDWEITNYKRSAFFMSMYKSIILSLLSFVVPVGGFLIFKNPLGDTVLSVIMALIIVPALYDPLLTCIDYANQINFAKAGLAQIDGILNEPVFKAKNNEEKEKGASVYFDSVSFSYQSEADPLRKQALDTVSFTCNENEMTALVGESGSGKSTIGQLLLRFWDVHEGSIKIGGKDIKSFDTEDLMEKIAFVFQDTHIFSDTVRNNISMNKKCSDETIIEAAKKARCHDFIMNLPDKYDTLIGSGNIKLSGGEAQRISIARAFLKDSKIVILDEALAYTDAENENLIQEAIRNLIKDKTVIVIAHRLKSIMDADKIIVLREGKIIEEGTHKSLMEKDGAYKTLWNLQFEAETWEIASKGGEL, encoded by the coding sequence GTGAATAAAAAATCAAAAGGAATATTCGACAGTGTTTTTTATTATTCAAATAAAGGAAAACCGTTTCTTATTGCAAGCATTTTTTTATCTACGGTAGGAATGTTATGCAATGCCGTTCCATATATATCGGTATATTTTATAGGCAAAATATTTTTAACCGGCGGAGAAAGGGACGGTGTTTTCTTTTGGATAATGGTTGCAGGTGCTGCCGTTTTATGTAATTTAATTTTTTCATTTTTAGGCAGTTTGGGCTGCCATAGGGTGGCGTTTAAAATTTTATATAGGTATCGAATTAAGCTGATGGAACATTTAGGAAAATTACCGCTCGGTTTTTTTTCCAAAAACACAAGCGGCTCCATTCAAAAAATAATGGATGAAAATATCGAAAAATTAGAAGGGGTTATCGCTCACATGCTGCCTGATTTGACGGGCTCCTTTGTTGTGCTGGCGTTACTCTTATTAGGAATTGCCTATCTTAATTGGCTTATGGCAATTACGGTGCTCATTTCGGTGGTGCTTGCCTTTTTCTTTCAGGCTTTGATTTTTGGCGGAGAAAAAGCAAAAGAAAGATATGCAAACTATATGAAACTTTCGGCAGATATTACCGGTCATTTTTCAGAGTATGTAAAAGGAATGGCGGAAGTAAAACTGTTTGGACGGGCAGGCGGCATATCAAAAAATTTGGAGCACAGCCTTGACGGATGTCTTGACTGGGAAATAACCAATTATAAAAGATCCGCTTTTTTTATGAGCATGTATAAAAGTATTATCCTATCTCTTCTTAGCTTTGTCGTTCCGGTCGGCGGTTTTTTGATTTTTAAAAATCCTTTAGGAGATACGGTTTTATCGGTTATTATGGCATTGATTATCGTGCCTGCACTGTACGACCCGCTTTTAACCTGTATAGATTATGCAAATCAAATCAATTTTGCAAAAGCAGGTCTTGCGCAGATAGACGGTATTTTAAATGAGCCCGTTTTTAAAGCAAAAAATAATGAGGAAAAAGAAAAGGGGGCATCAGTGTATTTTGATTCGGTTTCATTTTCGTATCAAAGTGAGGCAGACCCCTTACGGAAGCAAGCTCTTGATACCGTTTCATTTACTTGTAATGAAAATGAGATGACTGCTTTGGTCGGAGAATCGGGAAGCGGAAAATCCACCATAGGGCAGTTGCTTTTGCGCTTTTGGGATGTGCATGAAGGAAGTATAAAGATCGGAGGAAAGGATATAAAGAGCTTTGATACGGAAGACTTAATGGAAAAAATCGCCTTTGTTTTCCAGGACACTCATATCTTTTCTGATACGGTACGAAACAATATTTCGATGAATAAAAAATGCTCCGATGAAACAATAATCGAAGCGGCTAAAAAAGCGAGATGCCACGATTTTATCATGAACCTTCCCGATAAATATGACACCCTGATCGGTTCGGGGAATATAAAGCTGTCAGGCGGAGAAGCTCAACGAATTTCGATAGCACGGGCTTTTTTAAAAGATTCTAAAATAGTTATTTTGGACGAAGCCTTGGCCTATACCGATGCGGAAAATGAAAACTTGATACAGGAAGCAATTAGAAATCTTATCAAAGATAAAACGGTCATTGTCATTGCGCACCGGCTGAAAAGCATTATGGATGCGGATAAGATTATCGTTTTAAGAGAAGGAAAAATCATAGAAGAAGGCACGCACAAAAGCCTTATGGAAAAAGACGGAGCATATAAAACGCTGTGGAATTTACAGTTTGAAGCGGAAACATGGGAAATAGCAAGCAAGGGAGGTGAACTGTAA
- a CDS encoding helix-turn-helix domain-containing protein — MRTVEDYWEDFEHFGFIKHLKDGRRDYILDEEKGSGGFSILGDTETAVATISDCTLYRPLVIKADNVNERIIELGQYYTGLASYYEKKEKSCEFEYGLNAYVNTFSFYGYKRIEPHVRFINIGFGFREKFFSSLPITLEEDFFERAACVLNPEPIVIPKITAICNSLKECTLEGGALKLYIQGKCLEVFSPLYDYIYKAKPAINVHLSQKDKAVLKEVKTFIEEHFADHVTIAELAKKFAINQQKLVTGFKDCFNTTINGYTQKIRMTKALELLYDDTLSIIEIAQAVGYYGDGYFQKAFKETYGITPSRMRRDL, encoded by the coding sequence ATGCGTACGGTTGAAGATTATTGGGAGGACTTTGAACATTTCGGCTTTATCAAGCATTTAAAAGATGGAAGAAGGGATTATATATTGGATGAAGAAAAAGGCTCGGGCGGTTTTTCCATCTTGGGAGATACCGAAACGGCTGTGGCGACTATTTCCGATTGTACACTGTACCGGCCTCTTGTTATCAAGGCGGATAATGTAAATGAAAGAATTATCGAACTTGGGCAATATTACACAGGGCTCGCCTCTTATTATGAAAAAAAAGAAAAGTCTTGCGAATTTGAATACGGGCTTAATGCCTATGTCAATACTTTTAGTTTTTACGGATATAAGAGGATTGAACCTCATGTACGGTTTATCAATATAGGTTTCGGCTTTCGGGAAAAGTTTTTTTCTTCTTTACCTATCACATTGGAAGAGGATTTTTTTGAAAGAGCTGCATGCGTACTTAATCCTGAGCCGATTGTCATTCCGAAAATAACCGCAATTTGCAACAGCCTTAAAGAATGTACATTGGAAGGAGGCGCGTTAAAGCTCTATATTCAAGGTAAATGTTTGGAAGTTTTTTCTCCTCTGTACGATTATATTTATAAAGCAAAACCGGCAATAAATGTGCACCTTTCTCAAAAAGACAAGGCCGTCCTTAAAGAAGTAAAAACTTTTATAGAAGAACACTTTGCAGATCATGTTACGATTGCCGAACTTGCCAAAAAGTTTGCCATCAATCAACAAAAACTGGTAACCGGTTTTAAAGATTGTTTTAACACAACGATAAACGGATACACTCAAAAAATAAGAATGACAAAGGCCCTCGAACTCCTTTATGATGATACCTTATCCATTATAGAAATAGCACAAGCGGTCGGCTATTACGGAGACGGTTATTTTCAAAAAGCCTTTAAGGAAACCTACGGCATTACTCCAAGCCGGATGCGGAGGGATTTGTAA
- a CDS encoding ABC transporter permease gives MSSYYKVFKISLANQLEYRVNFISGFLFSLFPFTVNVLLWLAVSYQSKDIPFKADGIVSYYFLTLITYNITSTVSVFKISDDIRLGTLNQYLIKPYNYALYQLASDLPHRFIFIVMNAVPITVLYFLLQRYFVFTLSLWKALFFVLFLIAGYLINFLIDFLIALYSFNFSRVSSLYTSIRVLKNISAGIIFPLVLLPESVFSLLKNLPFAFISHIPVSLLLDDVPLCTAFISLCKSLGWITLLAVFCALVWKRGMKIYSAYGG, from the coding sequence ATGAGCTCCTATTACAAAGTTTTTAAAATAAGTTTGGCGAATCAATTGGAATATCGAGTTAATTTTATTTCCGGATTTTTATTTTCACTGTTTCCTTTTACAGTTAATGTATTGTTATGGCTTGCCGTCAGTTATCAAAGTAAAGATATACCTTTTAAAGCAGACGGTATAGTATCGTATTACTTTTTGACTTTGATAACCTACAATATTACTTCAACGGTTTCCGTATTTAAAATTTCCGATGATATAAGGCTCGGCACACTCAATCAGTATCTTATAAAACCGTATAATTATGCGCTGTATCAACTTGCTTCCGATTTGCCTCATCGTTTTATTTTCATTGTTATGAATGCAGTTCCGATTACGGTTTTATATTTTTTGCTGCAAAGATATTTTGTGTTTACACTATCATTATGGAAGGCTTTATTTTTTGTGCTCTTTTTGATTGCAGGTTATCTCATCAATTTTTTAATCGATTTTTTGATAGCACTCTATAGTTTTAATTTTTCGCGTGTTTCTTCACTCTATACATCGATACGGGTACTTAAAAATATTTCCGCCGGTATTATTTTTCCGCTTGTCCTTTTACCCGAATCGGTGTTTAGTCTTTTAAAGAACTTACCCTTTGCCTTTATTTCTCATATTCCGGTAAGCCTTTTACTCGATGATGTTCCGCTATGCACCGCTTTTATTTCCTTATGTAAAAGTTTAGGCTGGATAACGCTGCTTGCTGTTTTTTGTGCACTAGTATGGAAAAGAGGAATGAAAATCTATTCCGCCTATGGAGGATAG